In Leclercia sp. LSNIH1, the genomic stretch CGCCGGAGATTCCGGCTATCACCGTCAACCCGGACGGCAGCGGCGAGACCCCGCTTACCGGTGGGGGCAGCACCCGTGATACCACCCCAACCCTGAGCGGGACCGGGAATGAGGGGGATCTCGTCACCATCTATAACGGTACCACCCCTATCGGTGAAACCACCGTGCAGCCGGACGGGACCTGGACCTGGACGCCGCCTGCGGATCTGCCTAACGGCACCTACGATCTGAGCCTGACCGTGACCAACAGCGACGGCGCGGGCAACGAGAGTGCGCCATCCCAGCCGGTAAGCATCACCATCGATACCGAAGCGCCAGAGACGCCAGCGCTGCCGGTGGTGACGGATAACGTCAGCGATATCACCGGCCCGGTAGCCAACAACGGCGCCACCAACGATACCCGTCCGGTGCTGAGCGGCACAGGCACACCGGACGACATCATCACCATCTATGACGAGACCCTCAACGGAAACAATCCGGTGGGCGAAGTGGTGGTCGACATCAACGGCAACTGGACGTGGCGTCCGGACCTGCCGCTGACGGAGGGCAGCCACAGCTTCACCCTGACCGCCACCGATCCGGCGGGCAACGCATCGCCGGTATCGGGCAGCATGACCGTCACCGTTGACAGCGTCGTGCCAGCGATCCCAACTATCGGCATCGTGGATGACAACGTCGGTCCGGTCACCGGCAACATTACGGCGGGGGGCAGCAGCAACGACAATACCCCAACCGTCACCGGTACCGGAGAGAACGGCACCACGGTGATTCTCTACAGCAACGGCATTGAGGTGGGACGCGGCCAGGTCACTGACGGCATCTGGAGCATCACCACTTCGGAACTGCGAGATGGCCCCACCACCCTGACCGTGGCGGCGGTGGATGTTGCCGGGAACGTCAGCGCGGCGGGGAGCGACTTCGCCTTCACCATTGACACCCTCCCTCCTGCCATCCCGCAGCTGCTGGCGATTTCCGACAGCACCCTGGCGGGCGGCCAGCTCTACGCCAACAGCAGCACCCCGACCCTGAGCGGGACCGGGGAGCCGCTCAGCACCATCACCGTCTCTGTTGACGGACAACCGCTGGGCGAGGTGCAGACCGACGCCCAGGGCCAGTGGACGCTGCCGATCCCTGACGGCACCCCGCTCTCCGATGCCCCGCACACCTTTACCGTGGTGGCGCGGGATGCGGCGGGCAATACCAGCGAAAGCACGCCGGTTAACCTGATCGTTGATACCCAGGCGCCGGGTGCGCCGGTGGTGACCGGGATTGTCTCCGGCGGTACGCCGCTGACCGGTACCGCCGAAGCGGGTTCCATCATTACGGTGACCGGCCCGGGCAACGTGGTGCTGGGCACCGGGGTCACCAACGCCCAGGGTCAGTTCTCCGTCGCCCTGACCCCGCCGCAAAGCGACGCGGTCACCCTGAGCCTGACCGCCAGCGACGTGGCGGGCAACACCAGCCTGCCGGGATCGTATGACGTTCCAGCCACGCCAGCGCTGCCGGACGTGCCGGTTATCGACGCCATCGTGGATGACAACGGCACCGGCGGCAGCATCAACGTCAAGGGCCTCAGCTCTAACGACGCCACGCCAACTCTTACCGGCACGGCGATCCCGGGCAGCGTGGTGACCGTTTATCTCGACGGCAGCACCACGCCACTGGGCACCGTCACCGCTGACGCCACCACCGGGGCCTGGTCGTTGCCGGTTGCCACCGCCTTGAGTGAAGGCAGCCATAGCTTCAGCGTCACCGCTACCGTCGACGGCCAGACCAGCGGCCAGTCGCCAGAGGCGACGGTGAATATCGACCTCACCCCGCCTGCGGCACCTGCTCTGGGCACGCTGGTGGATAACGTCGGCACCGTCACCGGTTCAGTGGTTAGCGGTACCCCGACCAACGACAACCAGCCAACCCTGAACGGCACGGCGACACCGGGGGATGTAATCACCATTTATGCCGGTGATACCGTGCTCGGCACCGTACCGGTGAGCGCAACCGGAGCCTGGAGCTTCACCCCCGCCGAGCCGCTGGCGGATGGCACCTATACCCTGCTCCTCACCGCCACCGATCCGGCGGGCAACCAGAGCCAGCCGTCGGCACCGTTCTCACTGGTGGTGGATACGGTGGTGACACCACCGGTTATTACCGGAGCGAATGATGACGTCGGGCCGGTGACCGGCAACGTGGTCAGCGGCGGCAGCACCAACGACAACACTCCGACCCTGACGGGCACCGCGGAAGCGGGCAGCAGCGTCGCCCTCTATGAAGGCACCCGTCTGCTCGGCACCGTGGTCGCCAACGCCAGCGGGATCTGGAGCTTCACTCCGACGGTGGTGCTGCCGGAGGGCCAACACAGCTTTACCGCCATCGCCACCGACCTGGCGGGCAACGTCAGCGTAGCGTCCGGGGCCTATACCCTGACCGTGGACATCACGCCACCGGCGACGCCAGTCCTGGTCAGCGTTAATGACGACGTGGCGGGCAACACCGGCGTACTGGTCAGCGGCCAGATCACCAATGACGCGCGTCCGGAACTGACCGGGACCGGCGTGGCGGGCAGCACCGTGCGCATTCTGGATAACGGCCAGCAGATCGGCACCGCGCTGGTGGACGGCAGCGGCAACTGGCGCTTTACCCCGGACACCGATCTGGCCCAGGGGCCGCACGAGCTGCGCGTCAGCGCCACCGATGCCGCAGGCAACGTCTCGGGCACCTCTCCAGCCTTCTCCCTGAACGTCGATACCGTCGCGCCGCTGGCGCCGGTGCTGGCAAACGTGGTGGATGACGTCGGGACCCTTACCGGCACGGTGAACAACGGCGGCATCACCAACGATACCCGCCCAACCTTTAACGGCACCGGCGAAGCGGGCTCGATTGTCACTATCCTTGTGGATGGAGAAGCGGTCGGCACCGCGGTGGTTAACGCCGCCGGGAACTGGACCTTTACCCCTGACACCGCCCTCGCCGAGGGGCTGCGCAGCGTCACCTTCACCGCCACCGATCCGGCGGGGAACACCGATCCTGCAAGCGCAGCCTTTACCCTGACGGTAGACACCACCGCCCCGGCGGCACCGACCATCCTGGCCGCCGCCGATAACGTGGGCAGCATCCAGACGCCGCTCACCGTTTCGGGCCAGGTGACCGACGATCCAACCCCAACCCTGTCCGGCCAGGCGGCCGCCAGCGCCACGGTGACGATCTATGACAACGGCGTGGCCCTTGGCACCGTACAGGCCAGCGCCGCCGGGGAGTGGAGCTTTACCCCGGCCACGGCGCTCGGTAACGGCAGCCACACCTTCACCGCCAGCGCCACCGACGCTGCAGGCAACCTCAGCGAAGCCTCGGCGGGGTTCACGGTGATTGTCGATACCGTCAAACCGCTCGCACCGGTGATCGCCCTGGCCCAGGATGATGTCGGCAGCATAACCGGGGCACTCCCCAGCGGGCAGCGCACCGATGACACCCTGCCGGTGCTCACCGGGACCAGCGAAGCGAACGCCCGGGTGCAGGTGTTTGAAGGCGATATCCTGCTGGGCACCGCCACCGCGGATGCCAGCGGTAACTGGTCGATTGCCCTGACCACCCCGCTCACCAACGCCACGCACAACTTTACAGCGTTGGCGACGGATGCGGCGGGCAACGTCAGCGATCCGTCCAATACCTTCAGCCTGACGGTAGATACCCAGCCGCCAGCGGTGCCGGTGCTGGTCTCAGTGGTGGATGATGTCGGTGCGGTGACAACCCTCACCAGCGGCCAGCTGACCAACGATGCGAGACCGACCCTCAGCGGCACCGCGGAAGCGGGCGCGACGGTGAGCATCTACGACGGCACCCTGCTGCTCGGCAGCGTGGTGGCCGATGCCAACAGCGCCTGGAGCTTTACTCCAACTACCCCGCTGGCGGATGGCCTGCACACCCTGACGGTGACCGCCACCGACGCGGTGGGCAACGTCAGCCTGCCGACCGCGGGCTTTACCGTGAATGTCGATGCCACCGCCCCGGCTGCGCCTGTCATTACCTCGGTAGTGGATGACGTCGGCTCGATCCAGGGCCCGGTGATCAACGGCAATCCGACCAATGACACCCGTCCAACCCTCAACGGCACCGCCGAAGCGGGCGCAATAGTGCGCATCTACGACGGCACCACGCTGGTAGGCGAGGTGACGGCCAACGCCCAGGGCCAGTGGACGCTGGCGCAGACCACCACCGCCCTCACCAACGGAGTACATAACTTTACTGCCACCGCCACCGATGCGGCGGGCAACCTCAGCGCAGCATCGCCGGTCACCGCCATCACCGTCGACACTATCGCCCCAGGGGCACCGGGCGGCTTGACTGTACTGGAGAGCGGGGGCCGGATTAACGGCACCGCCGAGGCGGGCAGCACCGTCACCATTCTCGGCACCGACAACGTGACCGTGTTGGGCACCGGCGTAGCCGACGCGTCCGGGCGCTTCAGCATCGCGCTCTCCACGCCGCAGGTGAACGCCGAACTGCTGCACCTCTTCGCCACCGACCGGGCCGGTAACGTGGGGCAGACGGTGGATCTGCGGGTGCCGTACTCGGTGATCCCGAATCCGCCAGTCATCACCAGCGTCAACGACAACGTGGGCAGCATCATTGGCAATCTGCTCAACGGGCAGCGCACCGACGATACCACCCCAACGCTGACCGGGACCGCGCAGCCGCTCTCCACCATCACCCTGTATGACAACAATGTGTTGTTAGCCACGGTGACCACCAACAGCGCCGGGGTCTGGACATACACCCCAACCGTGCCGCTGGGTAATGGCCCTCACGCCTTTACCGCCACCGCAGGCAATGCGGTTGGCACCAGCCCGGTGACGCCGCTGAGCTCGATTGTCGTGGATACCGTCGCCCCGGGCACGCCGCAGGGAACCTTTAACGCCGACGGCAGCGTTCTGAGCGGGACCGCCGAAGCGGGGAGCACCATCACCCTGCTGCTGAGCGATAACAGCGTGGTGACCACCACCGCTAACGCCCAGGGCAACTGGAGCTACACCTTCCTCGACAGACAGTCCGAAGGGGAGCGAATCACCCTTTCCGCCACCGATGCGGCGGGCAACACCTCCGCCACCGGTACGGTGATTGCGCCAAACCTGCCGCTGTCCGCGAGTGACAACGTGGTAGGGCTGGCCCTGACCACCAACGCCACCACCAGCACCGCCCAGTACAGCGACTACGGCGTGCAGCTGGTGGGCGGCGTCGGCAACGTGCTGTCGCTGCTGGGGGAGAATTCCGCCCAGGTGACCTTCACCGTACCGACCGGCGGTAGCGCAGATATGGAGATCAACGCCAGCGCCACGGGTATCGTGCTCTCCCTGCTTAACACCCTGGAGATCATTGTGCAGCGCTGGAACGGCAGCTCCTGGACCACCGAAGTGGATACTGGCCTGCCGCAGTTCGCCAACCTGCTGACCCTGGGTGCCAGCGGCGTGACCCTGAACCTGGCCGGTCTGCCGGGCGGGCAGTATCGTGTGCTGAGCTACAACACCAACCTGCTGGCAACCGGGTCATACACCAGCCTGGACGTGGACGTCACCCAGACCACGGCTGGTACCCTGTCCGGCACGCTGGTGCAAAACGGTAACGTCATCACCGATATCGATCCGGTGAGCGGCAGCGACAGCGCGCCAAACGGCACGGTGGTGACCAGCGTGACCAACGCCAACGGCGTCACCGTCAACGTGGCGGCAGGGGCGGCGGGCACCACCATCAACGGGCTGTACGGCACCCTGACCCTGCACACCGACGGGAGCTACACCTACACCCTGACCAACACCAGCGCCTCGGTGCTGGGCCGGACCGACACCTTCATCTATAACATCGCCGGCAAAGGGGCCACGGACGACGCCCGCCTGGTGATCACCCTGGGTGAGAACACGGTGCGCAACAGCGTGACGGCGGTGGACGACACCGCGTCCCTGACCTTCGGCACGCAGGTACAGTCCATCGACTACGGCCCGTCAAGCCAGGGCGGCTTTACCGTGGTGGGGGTTAACCTCGGCAACGTGCTGAACCTCAACCTGCTGGACGATCGTAGCGAGACCATGAAGTACAGCGTGGCGGAGGGTACCACCCGCACCATGACCATCCAGAGTAGCGTCGGCGGGGTGGCCCTGGCCTCGGTGTTTGACCTCTATATCTACAAGTTCAACCCGGCAACCCAGAGCTACGAGCGGGTACGCACCGAGGCAGGCTGGCTGCGCGCGCCGCTGCTGGGTGGCACCTCGGCACCGCTGACCCTGACCCTGCCGGCAGGGGATTACATCTTCCTGATGAACACCGTCTCGGGGATCACCGCCCTGACCGGCTACCGTCTGAACGTGCTTGAGGACCACGTTTATGCCGTCACCAGCACCACCGCCAGCACCACCGGCGACGTGCTGCAAAGTGACATCGCGCCTGCGGGCACGCTTGTCACCCAGGTGAACGGCGTTAACGTGAACGCCACCGGCACCACCCGCATCGAGGGAGAGTACGGCACACTGCTGATCGACGCCCAGGGCAAATATACCTATACCCTGCGCGCCGGGGTGGGCGCCGACCAAATCAGCACCCCGGACAGCTTCATCTACACCGTGACGGCACCGAATGGCGATAAGGACACCGCCTCCCTGAACATCACCCCGACACCGGTGGCGCTGGATGCGGTGAACGACGTCAGCCGCGAGCTGGTGGTGGATACTACCCCGCAGGTTGCCGCCTACCGCGATGACACGGTGGGTAACGCAACGTGGAACGCCGCCCTGCTGGCCCCAACCTCCCGCAGCGGCAGCGGCACGTTTGTGGTGGACGCCAACACCGCCCTGCATGACATCGTGCTCCACTTTAACGTCGCCTCCCTGCTGTCGTTGGGCGGGCTGAACGTAAACTGGACCATTACCGGGGGAGGGGTTTCCAGAAGCGGTTCATTCAATGGCGGCCTGCTGTTGGGTGGCGTGGCGACCATTAACGTCACCGGTCTGGATCTGGACGCCGGGACCTACACCCTGAGCTTTACCGGCTCCATGGGGCCGCTGGGAGTGGGCCAGATCTCCATCACGCCATACGTCACCGGTACTACCGTCTACCTGAACAATGAGCTCACCACCGCGGGCCACACCGTCACCGGCAATATCTTCGACGGGACGGATTCCGGCGGCGTGCTGGATCAGCTGCACTCGGTAGACAGCCGTCTGAGCATCACCGGCTATAACGGCACCACCACTACCCTCGATCCGTACACCACGGCCAACGCTACCGCCAACATTCAGGGGCATTACGGGGTGCTGAACATCGGAGTAGATGGTCACTACACCTACACCCTGAACAGCGGCGTCTCGCTGGCCTCAATGACCACGAAGGAGACCTTTACCTACAAACTGACCGGCGATAACGGCACGACCGACACCGCCACCCTCACCATCAACATGGCACCGAAGTTCGTCAGCACGGAGCATAACGATACCTTCACCGGTAGCGCCTATGGCGACACGCTGATTTACGAAGTGCTGAACAACACGGCGGGGAACGGGACGGCAGGCAACGGCGGTAACGACCACTGGACCAACTTCTCACTGGCGCAGGGAGACAAGATCGATATCAGCGATCTGCTGGTGGGCTGGAACGGAAGTAGCGCGACGCTCGGTAACTATTTGCACGTCACAAATAGCAATGGCAATACCGTGATCTCCGTCGACCGGGACGGAGCGGCAAATATTTACACGAATACTACACTGGTAACACTGGATAACGTTCAGACAACTTATGAGGAGCTGGTTAACCAGAATCACATCATCACCGGTTAGCGCTAATAACAAGACCCGGGCGCTCGTCGCCCGGGCTTAACATTATAAAGTTGTTCAGTTTTTTTAGGGATAATGCCATGAACAAAGTACCTTGCTGGTGGCTTGGGTGCTGCCTGTTGTCTGCACAGGTCCTTGCCGCCGATTCGCCTGCGGTAATCAGTTTTGGACAATTAAATGAAAATCAGGCGCTGCCCGCTCTGGATGGACGGGTCGCCCTGCCCACCCGTCAGGCCGCCCCCGGTACCTTAACCCTTGGCGATGCGGTGACCCGCGCCGTCAACTGGCATCCCACCATTCGCGAAGCGGTGGGCAAACTTTACGAACAGATCCAGCAGGTCGATGTCGCTAAATCGAAATACTATCCGCAAATCAGCGCCGGGATAGACAACGGCTACAGCAATAACTCCAGCGATACCGGCTTTACCCCCTCGGTGGTGGTCTCCCTCTCCCAGATGCTCTATGACTTTGGCAAGGTGGCAAGCCAGGTGCGCGCTGAAGACGCGGGCGTGGTGCAACAGCAGGCCAACGTGCTGTTGAGCATCGACACTATCGCCCGGGATACCGCCATCGCCCTGGTGCAGGTGCAGATGTGGCAGCAGATGGTGGAGACCGCAGAAGAGCAGCTTGAGGCGCTCGGCGCCATCGGCAAGCTGACGCGCCAGCGTAACGACGAAGGGGCCACCTCGCTCTCGGACGTGGTGCAGACCGACGCCCGTATCGAAGGGGCGCGTTCGCAGCTGATGCAGTATCAGGCCAACCTCGACAGCGCCCGCGCCACGCTGATGAGCAACCTCGGCTGGAGCAATCTGAACGCGGTCAGCAACGCCTTCCCGGAAAAACTGGCCCGCAGCTGCGACATCAACGAGCCGGATGACCGGCTGGTGCCCGCGGTGCTGGCTTCCTGGGCGCAGGCTAACGTGGCGCAGGCGAACCTCGATTACGCCAATGCGCAGATGACTCCTACCGTCTCGCTGGAGCCGCAGGTGCGTCACTACATGAACAACCGCTACCCCGGCCACGATACGCTGGACAAGACCCAGTACAACGTCTCGGTGAACGTCGAGATGCCCCTCTACCAGGGCGGCGGGCTAAGCGCCCGGCGCAACGCCGCCAGCCACGCGGTGGAAGCGGCGCAGTCCAATATTCAGCGCACCCGGCTGGACGTGCGGCAAAAGCTGCTGGAGTCCAAAAGTCAGGTGATGAGCCTGATGAGCACCCTGCAGATCCAGTCCCGCCAGGAGACGCTCAGCCAGCGTACCCGCGAACTCTATCAGCAGCAGTATCTCGATCTGGGCTCCCGCCCCCTGCTGGACGTGCTGAACGCCGAGCAGGAGGTCTACCAGGCCCGCTTTACCCAGTGGCAAACCGCCGGACAGCTTCGCCAGCTGCAGATCAACTGCCTCTATAACACCGGGCGAATGCGCAATGCCTTCGGCCTTGAAAACCACACCATTCAGTCAGTGGAGATCCAGCCATGATCCGAGACGATATCCTTTATGAGGAGACACTGACGCAAGAGGCGCTGGAGCACTGGGCGCAGGCGTTTGGCTACGTCGCCACCCGCTACCGGGTGGCCTGCTCCCCCGGCGCGCTGGTGGCGGGCGCGCCCTGGCTGCAGGGCAAAAGCAAAATCCCGGCGCTGACCGGGCTTGCCCGCGAGGCGGGCCTCTCCTTTCAGCTGCTCACCAACGGCCAGGAGTCCATCAACAGCTGGCGCCTGCCGGTGGTGGTGGAGCTTAATGACGGCAAGATTGGGGTGATTGAGCACTTCGACGGCGAGGATCTGCTGGATGTCTGCTTCTTTGACGGCAAGGCGCAGACCAACCGCATCTCGCTGGCGAAGATGCTCCCGGCCATTCGCCAGGTGGTGGCCCTGCGCCCGCTGGCGGCGCTGAAAGACAGCCGGGTGGATGCCTATATCTCCAGATACCGCCCCGACTGGCTCTACCGGCTGGTGATGCGCGACCTGCGCCCCTATACCTACGTCATGCTGGCGGCGCTGTTCATCAACCTGCTGTCGCTGGCGGGCATTCTCTTTTCAATGCAGGTCTATGACCGGGTGATCCCCGCCCAGTCCTACCCCACCCTCTATGTGCTGACCATCGGGGTGCTGATTGCCACCCTGTTCGGCTTTATCCTGCGTCTCGCCCGGTCTCACATTATGGATCTGCTGGGCAAACGCGCCGACATGCGCGTCTCGGACCGGGTGTTTGGCCACGCCCTGCGCCTGCGCAACAGCGCGGTGCCCCGCTCCACCGGCAGCTTTATCTCCCAGCTGCGTGAGCTGGAGC encodes the following:
- a CDS encoding TolC family outer membrane protein, with the protein product MNKVPCWWLGCCLLSAQVLAADSPAVISFGQLNENQALPALDGRVALPTRQAAPGTLTLGDAVTRAVNWHPTIREAVGKLYEQIQQVDVAKSKYYPQISAGIDNGYSNNSSDTGFTPSVVVSLSQMLYDFGKVASQVRAEDAGVVQQQANVLLSIDTIARDTAIALVQVQMWQQMVETAEEQLEALGAIGKLTRQRNDEGATSLSDVVQTDARIEGARSQLMQYQANLDSARATLMSNLGWSNLNAVSNAFPEKLARSCDINEPDDRLVPAVLASWAQANVAQANLDYANAQMTPTVSLEPQVRHYMNNRYPGHDTLDKTQYNVSVNVEMPLYQGGGLSARRNAASHAVEAAQSNIQRTRLDVRQKLLESKSQVMSLMSTLQIQSRQETLSQRTRELYQQQYLDLGSRPLLDVLNAEQEVYQARFTQWQTAGQLRQLQINCLYNTGRMRNAFGLENHTIQSVEIQP